A single region of the Xiphophorus maculatus strain JP 163 A chromosome 3, X_maculatus-5.0-male, whole genome shotgun sequence genome encodes:
- the tmc4 gene encoding transmembrane channel-like protein 4 yields MTIEQQRQGLAFSGSGHPTDQESLRFRRVSSRMSTQIYHEPNSSTSLAQEEEQSGSEPTLELRNTVFPMALKKAARQVQQMQVPAQFNGGSWKQKRIKFVRQFKSNVREFLYFFSLWGKTLQKIGGNFGGGVQSYFIFLRFLVILNFVSFLLIAGFVLIPSIVFRSVGIKPESSKADVSSECLKYDPNPQGLVVFYEFFLDLLSGTGFMEYSYLFYGYYNNSVIVTSLVGSHFSYNIPLAYLLTAVFYFAFCLICIIVRMGKAARVAVTTGGSDVRSYSMIVFTGWDYGCLGSKATKLKQRNIYYRLQVDLEEERLKKHAASLTLCNKVTLHSLRVLMFFVAVGLIVATFLAIARATTFSQENSHVPGILGLFYTYLPSIVITLGNFLVPLLCDQIALLEKYPPSATVVVALLRAVVLRLVSLGILLFTLWKQIMCHDSRDKCNLCHYNHEDYQCWETSVGQEMYKLTLFDLLVSIALLVLVEFPRRMVVDHWSCKLTQWVGRQEFVVPSNVLGLVYGQTVVWTGALFCPLLPLINTVKFVILFYCKKITLFYNCRPALRTFRSTSSAIFFLAVLLFGWILALVVMIYSVAVIHPSFACGPFRSFFRMWKIVPESFSTLPEGARDFLFFIGSQAFSIPLFAISCVFMCYFIALASIYGKSVAMLRAQLKLAGQDKQFLVKQIEKMKPLSPQHNEGEQD; encoded by the exons ATGACCATCGAGCAGCAAAGACAAGGCTTGG CATTCTCAGGAAGCGGTCATCCTACTGACCAGGAGTCGCTCAGGTTTCGCCGGGTTTCTTCTCGAATGTCCACTCAGATCTACCATGAACCCAACAGCAGCACAAGCCTGGCACAGGAGGAGGAACAGAGCGGTTCTGAGCCGACCCTGGAGCTCAGGAACACAGTTTTCCCCATGGCTCTGAAAAAAGCTGCACG GCAAGTGCAACAAATGCAGGTTCCTGCTCAGTTCAATGGAGGATCCTGGAAACAAAAAAGGATCAAATTTGTGCGTCAATTCAAAAGTAACGTCAGAGAGTTTCTCTACTTCTTCTCACTGTGGGGCAAAACCTTGCAAAAGATTGGAG GAAACTTTGGAGGTGGAGTCCAATCTTACTTCATCTTCCTTCGATTCTTGGTGATTCTCAATTTTGTGTCCTTCCTGCTGATTGCTGGATTCGTCCTCATCCCCAGCATCGTGTTCAGATCGGTGGGCATCAAACCGGAGAGCAGCAAAGCTGATGTTTCGTCAG AGTGCTTGAAGTATGACCCAAATCCTCAAGGCCTGGTGGTCTTTTATGAGTTCTTCCTCGATTTACTGTCAGGAACA GGTTTCATGGAGTATTCATACTTGTTTTATGGATACTACAACAACAGTGTTATAGTTACTTCCTTGGTGGGCAGCCACTTTTCCTACAACATCCCCCTGGCCTATCTGCTCACTGCCGTCTTCTACTTTGCCTTTTGTCTCATTTGCATCATTGTACG AATGGGCAAAGCGGCTCGAGTTGCCGTGACAACCGGAGGCAGCGATGTTAGGAGCTACAGCATGATCGTCTTCACCGGGTGGGACTACGGCTGCCTGGGAAGCAAAGCCACCAAACTAAAACAGAGGAACATTTACTACCGGCTGCAG GTGGATCTGGAGGAGGAGCGTCTAAAGAAGCATGCAGCGTCCCTCACTTTGTGCAACAAAGTTACTTTACACTCTCTGcgtgttttgatgttttttgtcgCAGTCGGGCTCATCGTAGCGACCTTCCTTGCCATTGCTCGTGCGACTACATTCAGCCAG GAAAACAGCCATGTACCAGGGATCCTGGGATTGTTTTATACGTATCTGCCGTCCATCGTCATCACCCTAGGGAACTTCTTGGTGCCTCTGCTGTGCGACCAAATTGCTTTGCTAGAAAAATATCCTCCCAGCGCTACTGTGGTAGTGGCACTATTAAG gGCAGTTGTCTTGCGTCTCGTCAGTCTGGGCATCCTTCTCTTCACCCTCTGGAAACAGATCATGTGCCACGACAGTAGAGACAAGTGTAATCTGTGTCACTACAACCACGAAGATTACCAG TGCTGGGAAACAAGTGTGGGACAGGAGATGTACAAGCTGACGCTGTTTGACCTCCTCGTTAGCATTGCTCTTCTCGTGCTGGTTGAATTTCCACGCAg GATGGTGGTGGATCACTGGTCCTGTAAGTTGACCCAGTGGGTGGGCCGGCAGGAGTTTGTGGTTCCCTCCAACGTCCTGGGCCTTGTTTACGGTCAGACTGTGGTGTGGACTGGAGCTCTCTTTTGCCCCCTGCTGCCTCTCATCAACACGGTCAAGTTTGTTATCCTCTTCTACTGCAAGAAG ATCACACTTTTCTACAACTGTCGTCCAGCGCTGAGGACATTTCGGTCCACATCCTCCGCCATCTTTTTCCTGGCCGTTCTCCTGTTCGGCTGGATCCTCGCCTTGGTTGTCATGATTTACAGCGTAGCTGT GATCCATCCGTCATTTGCTTGCGGGCCTTTCCGTTCCTTCTTTAGGATGTGGAAGATTGTTCCAGAGTCCTTCTCCACTCTTCCTGAAGGAGCAAGAGATTTTCTCTTCTTCATTGGCTCACAAGCTTTCTCCATACCTCTGTTTGCTATATCGTG TGTGTTTATGTGCTACTTCATCGCTTTAGCCTCTATCTATGGAAAATCTGTTGCAATGCTGAGAGCTCAACTTAAATtg GCAGGACAGGATAAGCAGTTCTTGGTGAAGCAGATTGAGAAGATGAAGCCTCTGTCACCACAGCACAACGAAGGAGAACAAGACTAA
- the leng1 gene encoding leukocyte receptor cluster member 1, producing the protein MNILPKKSWHVRNKDNVARVRRDEAQAAEEEREAKRRVERAEQEARTEYLRRKSRAALQSAGAEGADDVERSESSLEHLNLFPLEEASEKKGNEEYLREKKEEKEKQERAIGLLVSLGPQPGSEVTPWYMKSSQEKEDERKEKEQRKGISEEEKEKKDRRLKDSLDPLKDMKKAMGVYERREQKKKKEKRDKGEKKITGESSIERLRAERLQREAEERRRAQALLDQQSGKRKGTDAELNERERPYNNAFFPELARKRQRRDRESWRDEILKS; encoded by the exons ATGAACATCCTCCCGAAGAAGAGCTGGCACGTCCGTAACAAGGACAATGTCGCGCGAGTGCGGAGGGACGAAGCCCAGGCGGCAGAGGAGGAGCGCGAGGCCAAGCGCCGCGTGGAGCGAGCGGAGCAAGAG GCGCGTACCGAGTACCTGCGAAGGAAATCTCGAGCAGCTCTCCAGTCAGCAGGAGCAGAAGGAGCTGATGACGTCGAACGGAGCGAATCCAGTCTGGAACATCTCAATCTGTTTCCTCTGGAAGAGGCATCAGAGAAGAAGGGAAACGAGGAATATCtaagagaaaagaaggaagaaaag gagAAGCAGGAAAGAGCTATTGGCTTACTCGTGTCTTTGGGGCCACAgccagggtcagaggtcaccccGTGGTACATGAAAAGCAGCCAAGAAAAAGAAGACgagaggaaagagaaagaacaGAGGAAGGGGATATctgaagaggagaaagagaagaaggatCGCAGACTGAAGGACAGTTTGGATCCTTTGAAGGACATGAAGAAAGCGATGGGTGTTTACGAGAGGagggagcagaagaagaagaaagaaaaaagagacaaaggggaaaagaaaatcacaggaGAGAG CTCCATAGAGCGGCTCCGAGCTGAGCGcctgcagagggaggcagaagAAAGGAGGCGAGCCCAGGCGCTGCTTGACCAGCAGAGCGGTAAAAGAAAGGGAACGGATGCAGAACTGAACGAGAGGGAGCGGCCGTACAACAACGCCTTCTTCCCAGAACTCGCCCGGAAGCGGCAGCGGCGCGACCGGGAGAGCTGGAGGGATGAAATCCTGAAATCTTGA